The following are encoded together in the Candidatus Stygibacter australis genome:
- a CDS encoding choice-of-anchor J domain-containing protein, which yields MKKRIILISLLILIASLYCDGPHPMYMEIRNSLNEIPAAGDITFQAWLLLADPVVILTENDTDCYYPAFGSMVKVNCGQFSTWNDTDILHLEVTEISSGDSGVGEYQLNYNASQFFYMDNGGIYLGGSMPPDIELPAEFTTDEDVELVVDFSEYVTGIFTGIVATGNENIDVSISGNLVTLIGAENWYGSEVIDFEVIGMEENDSDDVTVVVNPVNDAPVSALPAHFQFNEDGSFVQDISQYFSDIEGDELSYDVEGSEHIDASIAGTELSMTADADWNGVEYITIMVSDDQSRETTTVEMQVIVNPVNDAPVLNLPEQLTFQAEAAAVIDFSQFMDDIDGDLLYISVYGEDELEVDFNGSEVSFNYELGWHGSEELIFTVDDNILRASASDTVMINVFYPDDTIIYCNDYEINDGQSLTVPIFTTEVFEEWSIVSYEIHFAYDPTVLSYTDFSIANSIMTGGAAEAEVESPGYLVISYMHYLSMSGTGSLIELDFEATCFGDSELDIVLCMLGGWGLSEFEDGEVIVNDIGLPHPPVADAGEDFGVVSGSQGTLDGSGSYDPDGDDITFLWEAPADIIIDEPASEITQFTAPIVMDDTDYIVTLTVSDGQYSTSDFVTVTVNYMNHAPEINLPAQFDFDEDGQLELDFSEYVSDIDEDDLTLDVEGNENIIVDISDLEVVLNAAANWNGTETLTFIVSDNIQRLEAEADVIVNVTSINDPPHADAGMNINGRDGETISLDGSGSWDVETGELEYIWIAPAGVMLSDPYAINPTFTAPQVVDPTEFEFTLQVSDGELQDEDIVVVTIQDDEPVLLNVDLLPDNHALFTWFAPGSGGSGQELEQGFEGVILPQGWLNIDNDGDGYGWYIYVQSPHSGSSSAGSQSYHPTAGALTPDNWLISPGIVVGALSELHFWIASQDEFYPNEHYAVLISDNGTDLENFDETLIEETMVNNQWVQHTISLTPWAGSTVNIAWRHYDVTDQFMIKLDDVQVLNSGTREVEFSAEFNSEEQTPVGTQSAFRDRDLLGYIVYLDGDSLAFVDIREYEFENVVGEHEAGVQAVYDNGESEIVTIDFNHTANDPELPEATGLNSIYPNPFNPVAQIEFSLAEAAEVQINVYNVKGQKVAELLNSELDSGSHKITWQADHSPSGLYFVKMQTSGYQKIQKLILLK from the coding sequence ATGAAAAAGAGAATAATACTGATATCTTTATTAATTTTAATTGCATCCTTGTATTGCGATGGACCACATCCAATGTATATGGAGATCAGGAATTCATTAAATGAAATTCCTGCAGCAGGCGATATTACATTTCAAGCCTGGCTCTTGTTGGCTGATCCTGTTGTAATATTGACTGAAAATGATACCGATTGTTATTATCCAGCTTTTGGTTCAATGGTTAAAGTAAATTGTGGTCAGTTTTCCACCTGGAACGATACGGATATATTACATCTGGAAGTAACTGAAATATCATCTGGAGATAGTGGAGTTGGAGAGTATCAACTTAATTACAATGCCTCACAATTCTTTTACATGGATAATGGAGGTATCTATCTTGGTGGTTCAATGCCTCCAGATATCGAATTACCAGCTGAATTTACCACAGATGAAGATGTGGAACTGGTTGTAGATTTTTCTGAATATGTAACTGGAATATTCACAGGTATAGTTGCAACAGGCAATGAGAATATTGATGTTTCTATTTCTGGTAATCTGGTGACATTAATTGGTGCAGAAAACTGGTATGGTAGTGAAGTTATAGATTTTGAAGTTATTGGTATGGAAGAAAATGACAGCGATGATGTAACTGTAGTAGTTAATCCGGTAAATGATGCCCCTGTTTCGGCATTACCTGCGCATTTTCAATTTAATGAAGATGGCAGTTTCGTCCAGGATATCAGTCAATATTTCAGTGATATTGAAGGTGATGAACTCAGCTATGACGTGGAAGGAAGTGAACATATTGATGCTTCAATTGCAGGCACGGAATTATCAATGACAGCAGATGCTGACTGGAACGGAGTGGAATACATCACTATAATGGTCTCAGATGATCAAAGCAGAGAAACTACCACAGTTGAAATGCAGGTGATAGTAAACCCTGTGAATGATGCTCCGGTGCTGAATTTACCGGAGCAGCTTACCTTTCAGGCAGAAGCAGCAGCAGTAATAGATTTCAGCCAGTTTATGGATGATATTGATGGAGACTTGCTCTATATTTCTGTCTATGGTGAAGATGAACTGGAAGTAGATTTTAATGGCAGCGAAGTGAGTTTTAACTACGAGTTAGGCTGGCATGGCAGTGAAGAATTGATCTTTACGGTAGATGACAATATCTTACGTGCCTCTGCAAGTGACACAGTCATGATCAACGTGTTTTATCCTGATGATACTATCATCTACTGCAATGACTATGAAATAAATGATGGTCAATCACTCACGGTTCCGATTTTTACAACAGAAGTATTTGAAGAATGGTCAATAGTTTCTTATGAGATACATTTTGCTTATGATCCCACCGTTTTATCCTACACAGATTTCTCAATAGCTAATTCAATCATGACTGGTGGTGCAGCAGAAGCTGAGGTTGAGAGTCCAGGCTATCTGGTAATCAGCTATATGCATTATTTGTCAATGAGTGGGACGGGATCATTGATAGAACTGGACTTTGAGGCAACTTGTTTTGGGGACTCTGAATTAGATATAGTACTTTGTATGTTAGGAGGCTGGGGTTTATCTGAGTTTGAAGATGGAGAAGTGATAGTAAATGATATTGGTTTACCTCACCCACCAGTAGCTGATGCCGGAGAGGATTTTGGTGTTGTTTCTGGTTCTCAGGGAACGTTAGATGGCAGCGGATCTTATGATCCTGATGGTGATGATATCACATTTTTATGGGAAGCACCTGCAGATATCATAATTGATGAACCTGCCTCGGAAATTACGCAGTTCACAGCTCCTATTGTGATGGATGATACTGATTATATAGTGACTTTGACGGTTTCTGATGGACAATATTCCACCTCAGACTTTGTGACAGTAACAGTTAATTATATGAATCATGCCCCTGAAATAAATCTTCCGGCCCAATTTGATTTTGATGAAGATGGGCAGTTAGAGCTTGATTTTAGTGAATACGTGAGTGATATTGATGAAGATGATCTTACTCTTGATGTAGAAGGGAATGAAAATATCATTGTTGATATTAGTGATCTGGAAGTAGTTTTGAATGCAGCAGCAAACTGGAATGGCACAGAGACTCTTACTTTTATTGTGAGTGATAATATTCAGCGTTTGGAAGCAGAGGCAGATGTGATAGTAAATGTAACATCTATAAATGATCCACCTCATGCAGATGCCGGGATGAATATTAATGGCAGAGATGGCGAGACGATAAGTCTGGATGGCAGTGGGTCATGGGATGTGGAAACAGGAGAGCTGGAGTATATCTGGATAGCACCTGCCGGAGTGATGCTGAGTGATCCCTATGCAATAAATCCCACCTTTACTGCACCGCAGGTAGTTGATCCTACAGAATTTGAATTTACACTGCAGGTTTCTGATGGCGAATTGCAGGATGAAGATATTGTAGTTGTTACAATTCAGGATGATGAACCTGTACTATTAAATGTTGATCTACTACCCGATAATCATGCCTTATTTACCTGGTTTGCACCAGGTAGTGGAGGAAGTGGTCAGGAACTGGAACAGGGTTTTGAAGGTGTGATATTGCCACAGGGCTGGCTGAATATAGATAATGATGGTGATGGTTATGGCTGGTATATATATGTGCAGTCACCGCATTCAGGATCGAGCTCCGCCGGCAGTCAATCATATCATCCCACTGCTGGAGCATTAACTCCTGATAACTGGCTGATCTCGCCAGGAATAGTGGTTGGTGCATTATCAGAATTACATTTCTGGATCGCTTCTCAGGATGAATTTTATCCCAATGAACATTATGCGGTTTTAATTTCTGATAATGGTACAGATTTAGAGAACTTTGATGAAACCTTAATTGAAGAGACTATGGTAAATAACCAGTGGGTGCAGCACACAATTAGTTTAACGCCCTGGGCAGGTAGTACGGTGAATATTGCCTGGCGACATTATGATGTTACAGATCAGTTCATGATCAAGCTTGATGATGTACAGGTATTAAATAGCGGCACGCGGGAAGTAGAATTCTCTGCTGAATTTAATAGTGAAGAGCAAACTCCTGTCGGGACACAATCAGCATTTAGAGATAGGGATTTGCTTGGTTATATTGTGTATCTTGATGGAGATTCTTTAGCGTTTGTCGATATCAGGGAGTATGAATTTGAAAATGTAGTAGGGGAGCATGAAGCAGGAGTGCAGGCTGTATATGATAATGGTGAGTCTGAGATAGTGACTATAGATTTCAATCACACGGCAAATGATCCTGAATTGCCTGAAGCAACTGGCTTGAATAGTATATACCCGAATCCCTTTAACCCCGTGGCTCAAATAG
- the ovoA gene encoding 5-histidylcysteine sulfoxide synthase — protein sequence MKEYITKTIILDEGTIEEKKEQIRQYFHCTWEIDEQLYTTIIDDDTFYQRADPLRHPLIFYIGHTAVFYINKLILAKIISNRVNPEFESMFAVGVDEMSWDDLNEANYNWPPLSEVMAYRRQVRLLVDNLISELDLIIPIKWDSPFWIFMMGIEHQRIHLETSSMLIRQLPLGKLQDNGLGHICTFDHETVSNILINVSGRTVKLGKPNESSLYGWDNEYGTHDYKVDEFQAAKYLVSNHEFMQFINSGGYETQKWWTDEGWSWRQYTKAEHPRFWLKKKDNWILRLMIHEIPLPWSWPVEVNYLEAKAFCNWKADQLNLPVRLPTEEEWYILYDDHVKQDQPRWKQAPGNINLEHFHSPCPVDIFKFDEFYDIIGNVWQWTETPITGFSGFKVHPCYDDFSTPTFDGRHNLFKGGSWISTGNEATRDSRYAFRRHFFQHAGFRYVVSYQELPEFTDIYEDDQEITSFCELDYGEDILQLGNFSQNLAAICKPFIQDKTRVLNIGCSTGRCSFELAKYSEKVIGIDFTARLIKVAQRMKTQKKIKYLLLEEGEITSFKEADLADFGLTDVVDKVEFWQADASNLAVKFNNYDCIIAQNILEKIYDPQNFLELIAKRINSDGYLIISSTYNWSEEFTKKEKQLGGFRKDGEPYYSIEALREILKTEFQELQDPVDIPLLLRSNSRSYKYQIAQVTFWQKI from the coding sequence ATGAAGGAATACATTACAAAAACAATAATATTAGATGAAGGTACTATCGAGGAGAAGAAGGAGCAGATTCGTCAGTATTTTCATTGTACCTGGGAAATAGATGAGCAACTTTATACTACGATCATAGATGATGATACATTTTATCAAAGGGCTGATCCCCTACGACACCCACTGATATTTTACATCGGTCACACAGCAGTATTCTATATTAATAAACTAATACTTGCAAAAATAATATCCAATAGAGTGAATCCTGAATTTGAATCAATGTTTGCAGTTGGTGTAGATGAGATGTCATGGGATGATCTGAATGAAGCAAATTATAACTGGCCACCTTTATCTGAGGTAATGGCTTATCGACGACAGGTTCGCTTACTGGTAGATAATTTGATCAGTGAACTGGATCTGATCATACCAATCAAATGGGACAGCCCATTCTGGATATTTATGATGGGTATTGAACACCAGCGAATCCATCTGGAAACATCTTCTATGCTGATAAGGCAATTACCTTTGGGAAAATTGCAGGATAACGGGTTGGGTCATATTTGCACTTTTGATCATGAAACTGTATCCAATATTCTGATTAATGTATCAGGCAGGACAGTGAAATTGGGAAAACCTAATGAAAGTTCACTATATGGCTGGGATAATGAATATGGAACTCATGACTATAAAGTTGATGAATTTCAGGCAGCAAAATATCTTGTTAGTAATCATGAATTTATGCAGTTTATCAATTCAGGTGGATATGAAACTCAGAAATGGTGGACAGATGAAGGCTGGAGCTGGAGACAATATACAAAAGCTGAGCATCCCAGATTCTGGTTAAAGAAGAAGGATAACTGGATACTGAGATTAATGATCCATGAGATTCCCTTACCCTGGAGCTGGCCAGTTGAAGTAAATTACCTGGAAGCGAAAGCTTTCTGTAACTGGAAAGCAGATCAGTTGAATTTACCGGTCAGATTGCCTACAGAAGAGGAATGGTACATTTTATACGATGACCACGTAAAGCAGGATCAACCCAGGTGGAAACAAGCACCAGGTAATATTAATCTTGAGCATTTTCATTCACCATGTCCGGTTGATATTTTCAAGTTTGACGAGTTTTATGATATAATTGGCAATGTCTGGCAATGGACTGAGACGCCGATTACCGGATTTTCTGGATTCAAGGTTCATCCCTGTTATGATGATTTTTCTACCCCAACTTTTGATGGCAGGCACAATTTATTTAAAGGTGGTTCCTGGATTTCTACTGGAAATGAAGCGACTCGGGACAGCCGATATGCTTTCCGACGTCATTTCTTTCAGCATGCAGGTTTCAGATATGTTGTATCTTATCAGGAATTACCAGAATTTACAGATATTTATGAAGACGATCAGGAAATCACTTCTTTCTGTGAGCTTGATTATGGTGAGGATATACTTCAGCTCGGGAATTTCTCCCAAAATTTGGCAGCTATATGCAAACCATTTATACAGGATAAAACGCGAGTTCTGAATATTGGATGCAGCACTGGAAGATGTAGTTTTGAATTGGCTAAGTACAGCGAAAAAGTAATCGGGATTGATTTTACTGCCCGTCTGATCAAAGTAGCTCAAAGAATGAAAACCCAGAAGAAGATCAAATATCTGCTCCTTGAAGAGGGTGAGATCACTTCCTTCAAAGAAGCCGATCTGGCTGATTTTGGTTTGACTGATGTCGTGGATAAAGTCGAATTCTGGCAGGCTGATGCTTCTAATCTGGCAGTAAAATTCAATAATTATGATTGTATTATCGCTCAGAATATCCTCGAAAAAATATATGACCCTCAGAATTTCCTGGAGCTTATTGCCAAAAGAATTAATTCAGATGGTTATCTGATAATTTCTTCTACCTATAACTGGTCAGAAGAATTTACTAAAAAGGAAAAACAATTAGGTGGATTCAGAAAAGATGGTGAACCCTATTATTCCATTGAGGCATTAAGAGAAATTCTCAAAACCGAATTCCAGGAATTGCAGGATCCGGTGGATATTCCCCTTCTGCTGAGAAGTAACAGCAGATCATATAAATACCAGATTGCCCAAGTAACTTTCTGGCAGAAAATATAG
- a CDS encoding TetR/AcrR family transcriptional regulator has protein sequence MKKVYDYETAMVDIRYRRKKKSPRKSQILKSATKYFSEKGFDETSIKDIVDDAKCSIHAVNYYYGSKAALWSEVICLLAEKHFQFAELMNPHLKDKATPKSLNKMIHKLFLYAFSDKNIKFAFMVPGVVSHDYEPALNTLYKKFEEIENFFTSFLSPLVKDEELLHQVSHLIWNNICAITISYRVINGPKINLEKFKEQLIQWASFTTQSACTILGLESPGKLTRKELDKIISDIL, from the coding sequence ATGAAAAAAGTATATGATTACGAAACAGCCATGGTAGATATACGCTACCGCCGTAAGAAAAAGTCACCCAGAAAGTCGCAGATTTTGAAGTCTGCAACAAAGTATTTCAGTGAAAAAGGTTTTGATGAAACCAGTATTAAAGATATTGTGGATGATGCCAAATGCTCGATCCATGCCGTGAACTATTATTATGGTTCCAAGGCAGCGTTGTGGAGTGAAGTAATTTGTCTATTGGCAGAGAAGCATTTTCAATTTGCTGAGTTAATGAATCCACATTTGAAGGATAAAGCAACACCCAAATCACTTAATAAGATGATTCATAAGCTTTTCCTTTATGCATTTAGTGATAAAAACATCAAATTTGCCTTTATGGTTCCTGGCGTGGTATCACACGATTATGAACCAGCGTTGAACACACTTTACAAGAAATTTGAAGAAATCGAAAACTTCTTCACGTCTTTCCTTTCACCACTGGTTAAGGATGAAGAACTTCTGCATCAGGTAAGTCATTTGATCTGGAATAATATCTGTGCTATCACGATTTCTTACCGTGTTATTAATGGTCCAAAAATTAATTTGGAGAAATTCAAGGAACAGCTTATTCAATGGGCAAGCTTTACGACTCAAAGTGCATGCACAATTCTTGGTCTTGAAAGCCCGGGAAAGCTTACCAGGAAGGAATTGGACAAAATAATCTCGGATATTCTTTAA